In a genomic window of Nocardiopsis mwathae:
- a CDS encoding universal stress protein yields MGEHDSTLPVLVGYDGSPASEQALRWAVQEARLRGLPLTVCHAWHWPYPSRPPEDVTLEILRGIGAVVADEGVRKARFLADDDLEVRWRLEQGPASAVLLRESRQADLIVLGLRGHGGFDDLIVGSTAVQVPSRADIPAVIVRSAPQPPWGEDARIVVGVDGSPAAEQALGFAFEEATLRTASVQALCSWWDPAAIPGPDRRAFIDADALKHEANTRFERAVAPWQARYPKVPVDTTFVLDTPRHALVDAAEGADLLVVGARGIGSAPQTLLGPVTQAALQQAPCPVAVVPAPRVG; encoded by the coding sequence ATGGGCGAACACGACAGCACGCTTCCCGTCCTGGTCGGATACGACGGATCCCCGGCCAGCGAGCAGGCGTTGCGCTGGGCGGTGCAGGAGGCCCGGCTCCGCGGCCTTCCCCTGACCGTCTGCCATGCGTGGCACTGGCCCTACCCGTCCCGCCCGCCGGAGGACGTCACCCTGGAGATCCTGCGTGGCATAGGCGCGGTGGTGGCCGACGAAGGCGTGCGCAAGGCCCGCTTCCTCGCCGATGACGACCTGGAGGTCCGCTGGCGGCTGGAGCAGGGACCCGCATCGGCCGTCCTGCTGAGGGAGTCCCGCCAGGCCGACCTGATCGTTCTCGGCCTTCGGGGGCACGGCGGGTTCGACGACCTCATCGTGGGGTCCACCGCGGTGCAGGTCCCCTCCCGCGCCGACATCCCGGCCGTCATCGTCCGGTCCGCCCCGCAGCCCCCGTGGGGAGAGGACGCGCGCATCGTGGTCGGCGTGGACGGATCCCCGGCCGCCGAGCAGGCGCTCGGATTCGCCTTCGAGGAGGCCACCTTGCGCACGGCGTCGGTGCAGGCACTGTGCAGCTGGTGGGACCCGGCCGCGATCCCCGGACCCGATCGCCGCGCCTTCATCGACGCCGACGCGCTCAAGCACGAGGCGAACACACGCTTCGAACGGGCCGTCGCGCCGTGGCAGGCCCGATATCCGAAAGTGCCGGTCGACACGACCTTCGTCCTCGACACACCGCGGCACGCGCTGGTCGACGCCGCCGAAGGCGCCGACCTGCTCGTCGTCGGCGCCCGCGGCATCGGCTCCGCGCCCCAGACGCTCCTGGGGCCCGTTACCCAGGCCGCGCTGCAGCAGGCCCCCTGCCCGGTGGCGGTGGTACCCGCGCCGCGGGTGGGGTGA
- a CDS encoding CBS domain-containing protein encodes MIISNVYRPTVLGCQADDRLTEVARRMAEEQVGALAVFDGAYVVGIITERDLVRAMATAHAPADESAAAYASTRVETAGLNEDSQRVARRMLDAGIRHLPVVDDERMVGMVSMRDLLALEAWTS; translated from the coding sequence ATGATCATCAGCAACGTCTACCGTCCGACGGTCCTGGGCTGTCAGGCGGACGACCGCCTGACCGAGGTCGCACGGCGGATGGCGGAGGAGCAGGTCGGCGCCCTGGCCGTGTTCGACGGCGCCTATGTCGTCGGAATCATCACCGAGCGCGACCTGGTGCGGGCGATGGCCACGGCCCACGCCCCGGCCGACGAGAGCGCCGCGGCCTACGCTTCGACCCGGGTCGAGACCGCCGGCCTGAACGAGGACTCGCAGCGGGTGGCCCGCCGGATGCTCGACGCGGGGATCCGGCACCTCCCGGTGGTCGACGACGAACGGATGGTCGGCATGGTCTCCATGCGCGACCTGCTCGCCCTGGAGGCATGGACGTCCTAG
- the fbp gene encoding fructose-1,6-bisphosphate aldolase/phosphatase, which yields MITLSIIKADTGGFVGHSAVHPDMMDGARRAVQRAVAGELLVDGHVAACGDDISLIMTHTYGPDSQLIHSFAWDTFKTTTAVARELGLYGAGQDLLSDAFSGNLRGMGPGYAELEFEERPSEPVICFLADKTEPGAWNLPLYKIFADPFNSAGLVIDTKMHAGFLFEVYDLYEEKAVLFDCPTDLYDMLMFIGAPARYVVHSVRSKALGEVAAATSTQRLSLIAGKYVGKDDPVMFVRCQSGLPAVGEVLEPFSFGYTVGGAMRGSHHAPIMPVPAEDAHPARFDGPPRVVALGFQIKDGKLIGPRDMFADPSFDEARRQANRAMDYLRRHGPFEPHRLPLEDLEYTTMPAIADRIADRWTPISGPLVTTGPQTDAGRTR from the coding sequence ATGATCACGCTCAGCATCATCAAAGCCGACACCGGAGGTTTCGTCGGCCACTCGGCCGTCCACCCGGACATGATGGACGGCGCCCGCCGAGCCGTGCAGCGGGCGGTCGCCGGCGAACTGCTCGTGGACGGCCACGTCGCCGCGTGCGGTGACGACATCTCGCTCATCATGACCCACACCTATGGCCCCGACTCCCAGCTCATCCACTCCTTTGCCTGGGACACCTTCAAGACCACGACCGCTGTGGCCAGAGAGCTCGGGCTGTACGGCGCCGGCCAGGACCTGCTGTCCGACGCGTTCTCCGGCAACCTGCGTGGGATGGGGCCGGGGTACGCGGAGTTGGAGTTCGAGGAGCGGCCCAGCGAGCCCGTCATCTGCTTCCTGGCCGACAAGACCGAGCCGGGGGCGTGGAACCTGCCGCTGTACAAGATCTTCGCCGACCCGTTCAACTCCGCAGGCCTGGTCATCGACACCAAGATGCACGCCGGGTTCCTCTTCGAGGTCTACGACCTCTACGAGGAGAAGGCGGTCCTCTTCGACTGCCCCACCGATCTCTACGACATGCTGATGTTCATCGGGGCACCCGCCCGGTACGTGGTGCACAGCGTGCGGTCGAAGGCGCTCGGCGAGGTCGCGGCCGCGACCAGCACCCAGCGGCTGTCACTCATCGCCGGCAAGTACGTCGGCAAGGACGACCCGGTGATGTTCGTGCGCTGCCAGTCCGGGCTGCCCGCCGTGGGTGAGGTTCTCGAACCGTTCAGCTTCGGCTACACGGTCGGCGGGGCGATGCGCGGCTCGCACCACGCTCCGATCATGCCGGTCCCGGCCGAGGACGCCCACCCGGCGCGGTTCGACGGCCCTCCGCGCGTGGTCGCCCTCGGCTTCCAGATCAAGGACGGCAAGCTGATCGGCCCGCGCGACATGTTCGCCGACCCGTCGTTCGACGAGGCCCGTCGGCAGGCCAACCGTGCCATGGACTACCTGCGCCGCCACGGCCCCTTCGAACCGCACCGGCTACCACTGGAGGATCTGGAGTACACCACCATGCCGGCGATCGCCGACCGCATCGCGGACCGCTGGACGCCGATCAGCGGCCCCCTGGTCACGACCGGGCCGCAGACGGATGCCGGAAGAACG